From Neodiprion pinetum isolate iyNeoPine1 chromosome 7, iyNeoPine1.2, whole genome shotgun sequence, a single genomic window includes:
- the LOC124223035 gene encoding uncharacterized protein produces MKQVAALFFTFLVCSQLYAVSDAAPSDLFSSLTSAIKTAAATAANQTSTAIETAETAAATAANQTSDAASAVSSVDTDAASALASAASSAASEAESAASSAASAAESVASSVISSAESAASSLTSDSSSSCTDTLTCGEAAVSSAITDMESLATAMKSNYESIADFWTNLFT; encoded by the exons ATGAAGCAAGTAGCCGCCCTGTTTTTCACCTTTTTGGTGTGCTCCCAACTCTACGCTGTGAGCGACGCTGCTCCCT CTGACCTTTTCTCAAGCCTGACAAGTGCTATAAAAACCGCGGCTGCAACTGCGGCAAATCAGACCTCAACTGCGATTGAAACCGCGGAAACCGCGGCTGCAACTGCGGCAAACCAGACTTCAGATGCAGCTTCGGCAGTGTCTTCTGTGGATACAGACGCAGCTTCAGCATTAGCATCCGCGGCTTCGTCAGCAGCTTCAGAAGCAGAATCCGCGGCTTCCTCAGCAGCTTCAGCAGCAGAATCTGTGGCTTCTTCAGTGATTTCGAGTGCAGAATCTGCCGCCTCATCTTTGACCAGTGATTCATCATCATCGTGCACCGACACGCTGA CATGCGGCGAGGCAGCGGTTTCGTCGGCGATAACTGACATGGAATCACTTGCAACCGCCATGAAATCAAACTACGAATCAATTGCTGATTTCTGGACTAATTTATTTACGtag
- the LOC124223520 gene encoding loricrin-like: MFRFALVAACATVIFAEPPPSYSSGGYSSGGLIDGGGGGYDYSSSSGGGGYDFGGGGGGGGHGSDVDFASYSSGGLGQGGGGSGHDSFSGGYSSGGYSSGDHGGGSGSLGSIGSSYSSGSYGGGSSSPHSIKTSYSSGGGGGHGVSSLGGYSSGDGGHSGSSFGGYFGGDSGSSFGSYSSSSAPSHGGFSGSKGHGAPSFVGGGYSVGGHSSSPGSFSSGGYKSGPSLGGSHGGSSYSLGGGGGYPASYASSPSVSYSSGGHGGGGYSSSGPGSRGYSSGGHGGGGYSSGGSGKIIFVKSGGGGGGGYSSGPSHSSGSSYSSGPSYSSGIFGGGGYKGKISSFDGGPSYSSYSGPSFGSSHGGFSGSSSLGGGYSVGGPAGYSSGYSSGGGHGSSFSGYA, from the exons ATGTTTCGT TTTGCTCTAGTCGCAGCGTGCGCAACTGTCATCTTTGCCGAACCTCCGCCTA GTTACTCGAGCGGAGGATACTCAAGTGGAGGACTTATAGACGGAGGAGGTGGAGGCTATGACTACAGCAGCAGCTCAGGAGGAGGTGGTTACGACTTCGgcggcggaggaggaggaggcggtCATGGATCCGACGTTGATTTCGCCAGTTATTCCTCAGGGGGTCTAGGACAGGGTGGAGGAGGCAGCGGCCACGATAGCTTTTCAGGCGGCTACTCCTCCGGCGGCTATTCCTCCGGAGATCACGGAGGAGGCTCAGGATCTTTAGGCAGCATCGGAAGCTCATATTCCTCAGGAAGTTATGGAGGAGGTTCTAGCAGTCCGCACAGCATCAAGACCTCATACTCCTCCGGAGGTGGTGGTGGTCACGGGGTGTCGAGTCTGGGTGGCTACTCCTCGGGAGACGGCGGACACTCTGGATCCAGTTTTGGGGGATACTTCGGAGGAGATAGCGGCTCAAGCTTCGGTAGCTACTCGAGTAGCTCCGCTCCTAGCCACGGAGGATTCAGCGGAAGCAAGGGACACGGTGCACCGAGCTTCGTTGGAGGCGGTTACTCCGTTGGCGGACACTCTTCGAGCCCCGGTAGTTTCTCCTCCGGAGGATACAAAAGCGGACCGAGTCTAGGAGGAAGCCACGGCGGCAGCAGCTACAGTCTAGGCGGTGGTGGTGGATACCCAGCAAGCTATGCTTCCAGTCCCAGCGTAAGTTACTCCTCCGGGGGACACGGGGGAGGAGGATATTCCTCTAGCGGTCCAGGAAGTCGAGGATATTCTTCGGGCGGGCATGGAGGAGGTGGATATTCGTCCGGGGGAAGCGGGAAGATCATTTTCGTGAAATCGGGTggaggaggcggaggcggATACTCGAGCGGTCCGAGTCATTCGAGCGGCTCCAGCTATTCCAGCGGACCGAGCTACTCAAGCGGAATATTTGGAGGCGGCGGGTATAAAGGAAAGATCAGTAGTTTCGACGGCGGTCCATCGTATTCAAGTTATTCCGGTCCAAGCTTCGGTAGCAGCCACGGAGGATTCTCTGGAAGCTCCAGCCTCGGAGGTGGATACTCGGTCGGAGGACCTGCTGGATATTCCAGTGGTTATTCATCGGGCGGCGGACATGGCAGTTCATTCTCAGGATATGCTTGA